The window cggaagaacaggagcggattttgaaaatacacttcaacacgtttcaagtggctctagatcctctttacgatattatcatgtgcgcattttgaacacgatattgaaatttcattttttaataccacgattatcatCAATACCGGtataccgcgacagccctagtaagaaatatgttttatttttatttttctacctATGGAATACATAAtactaataaaatgtgcaaacccCCCAATTATCGTGCAAACTGATACTTTATATCcaaaacaaagttttctcttctgaaaatggtATTTTGTGTCAAACTGATACAAACTATCACATGAAGAGAGTTTTAGAAGCCTCAGCTGAACATTTGTGTGTGCGCTACACTTCCCCCTCTGTTTGGGCCACATTCCTACATGATGCATTGCGTagcggctgcatttacaaatgaaaggtggctggagGACAgcgacttgtgtattcaaaagcactggaccaTTTTTGCctctctctgggttctggaaGGGGTTGGATCAAATCGGCCCCTGCTTGGTAGGCCCATCGGTCCTTTGCAGGCACGTGACCAAATCGCACCACAGTGATTTCACTGActtacattgattgattgattgattttatttgtttcattctttttaaaagaaagaaatgaaaaggaacagaaagaagttaGACTTataatgtctgcccctatcgacataaaataaatgacaatttgtcaagatttgttaacatatcaaaaaaaaaaaaacatttacaaaatcaaatGCAACCATTTCACGAAATCAAAATACATGGCAGCCTATCACGCAACACGATCttcccatttctgagaaataagGCCGCACTCAAAGACGTGAATCCCAGAGTGAGACCATGCCTGCGAAATGGCgattcaatcccacaatgcaacagagtgaCGTCACCTGGAAAGGACCGATTAATCGTTTATTCTCCAGTTTTGTCACTCAGTGAATATAAACTTCAATCCAACAAGTTACATTTATTCAGCAGGAACACCATGAGTCGCAGTCTGTTCTCACATCCCAGTCTATCATTAAACAGAAGTCCTCAATATACCTGTGATTTAATCAGTTTGCCAACAGATTGGGAGACTCTGAATTCCTGACAAACAACTCATGCAATAAACCACAGCAACTCCATGCTGGCTGTCTGCCATTAAAAGATCTAATCAGCAGTTCCAAGAGAGTTGGAAGCGCTGTTGTGTTTGCAGGGGAGGAGCaacagtgtgtttgtcctgctggATCCGGACCTTACCTCTTCACTGACCTGTGTCTGCTGAAGGAGTCGGTcatggacctgctgctgctgatcctgcTGAGCTtcgccgccgctctcctcgGAGGACTCTACCTCCTCGGCGCCTTTCGACAGCGGCGTCCCGGAGAACCTCCTCTGGATAAAGGCCCCATCCCCTGGCTCGGACATGTTCTGGAGTTTCGCAGAGATACGAACAAGTTCCtggagaggatgaggaagaaaCACGGTGATGTGTTCACCATCCAGCTGGCAGGGTTTTATTTCACATTCCTGCAGGACCCGCTGTCATTTGGAGCTTTCACTCAAGAGAGCCGAGAGAAACTGGACTTTGTCATTTTTGCCAGACGGCTGGTACGGCAAGTCTTTGGTTTCATTGGTAATGACCAAGATGGTCTCAAAACCCTGCATGTGGCCAGCAACAAACACCTGAAGGGAGAAGGCCTGAAAGTCTTAACTGAAGCTATGATGAGTAACCTCCAGAATGTGATGCTGCATAAACTGGGCTCAGACTCTGATCGCATGAGCTGGAATGAGGATAGTCTCTTCATGTACAGCTACAATGTGGTCTTCAGGGCGGGATACTTGGCGCTGTTTGGCAACGAACCACCAtcagaaggaggagaggaagaggccaAAGAGAAGGACCGAGTGGAGTCACAGGACTTGTTCTCCGAATTCCGCAAATATGACCAGCTCTTCCCCGACCTGGCATATGGCGTCCTCCTCCCGAGGGAGCGGTGGGAGGCAGAGAGACTGAAATCCCATTTTTGGAAAGCTCTATCAGTACAGAAGATGAAGACCAAAGAGAACATCAGCCGCTGGGTCTGGGACTTGAAGCAGACTAAAGAGGAGCGCGGCTTGGAAGAGTCAATGATTGACAGGTATATGTTTGTACTTCTGTGGGCCTCACAGGGCAACACCGGGCCGTCCTCCTTCTGggtgctcctcttcctcatgaaACACCCAGATGCCATGGCAGCAgcgaaggaggaggtggacgaTCTCCTGAGACAGTCTGGACAGAGTGTCCAGCCTGGTGGGCCCTTGGTAGACCTGACCAGCGAGATGCTGTTGAAGACCCCAATCCTGGACAGCATTGTGGAGGAGACCCTGCGTCTCACCGCTGCACCGCTCCTTACCCGTGGCGTGAAAGTGGATATGACCATAAAGATGGCCGACGGACGCCAGTATGCTATCCGTAAAGGTGACAGGATGGGTATGTTCCCTTACAGAGTGCTTCATCTTGACCCAGAGATCCACCCGGACCCACAGTCCTTCAAATACGACCGTTTCCTGAATCCGGACGGCACCAGGAAAACTGACTTTTACAAAGGAGGGACCAAGTTGAAGTTTGCCACAATGCCCTGGGGCGGTGGGGTGTCCATGTGCCCCGGCCGATTCTTTGCTGTCAATGAGCTCAAACAGTTTGTCTTCCTCATGTTGGTGTACTTTGAGTTTGAGCTGAAGAATCCTGATGAGGAGATTCCCCAGATCGACCACAAACGATGGGGCTTCGGATCCATGCAGCCAACCAGAGATGTTCCATTCAGATACCGATTCAGATATTAACACACCGCCGTCATCTGTGACGGCCACCGTCATGTATGCTCAGCATGCACGGTCACATCCAGCCTGAGCAGAGGTAGCTTTATCAATAACACTGCTGTTATCAGAGGTTCAATTTATTGTTAGCAGTTATCGCTCTATAGTCAGCAATGTGTAACGCTTCTCACTGCTTCCAGCCATGTCAAACAATAAAGAGACATTTTGTGGTGTCTGAAAGTGGGTTTCCAGTGTTGTATTGTTGGAGTTTTGATTCAGTTGCCCCAGAGTCACTGAAGagtttccttctctttctctctctctctctctctctctctctctctctctctctctctctctctctcagtgcatgctgggagtgggcggcgggtggagtgtgtgagagcatggtgtgtgttgtgtggcgtttagcttgttttttctgtttgtttaaattgttaatgttcatattcactgtagtttattaatcacaaagcacatttattagtttatatcatttatttgggttcttggtgggttttgcggtctgtttgggggaggtctggctgcagccatgaccaacctcaggcAGCTCACCCGCAAACACGGGGTCCGGGTGGTGGCCCAGTTCCCCCtcagcgtggaggacgtggccctggctgtgggggagaaagtggGCTACGACAATGTTAAGTCGGTCGcgaggatgaacagcgccgtggtcATCTTCCTGGACctggtggagcaggctaacgctgtggtggagtcagGCATTACCGTCGcggacaggttcgtcccggtccagccgctgtctcagcctgctgtccgggtcgtcctgtccaacgtccctcccttcgtgccagatgagcttctgatccacgagctgtccagatttggaaaggtggtgtcctcggtgaaggaaatcctgtctggatgtaagtctcagctgctgaagaacgccgtgtgccACAGAAGACACGTATTTATGATACTCAATAaccggagcgaggagctgaacctcCGATTCCGCGTGAGAGTAAATGATTATGATTACGTTGTCTTTGCGAGCTCAGCTGGCATGAAGTGCttcagctgtggacaggaaggACACACGATCAGGGCCTGCCCGGccgcgtctgctccatctggttcagcaggattcagctctgctgggtctggctcGGCGGAGGCGGACCTGGCAGGACCGGGTTCCGCGGGACCCGGCGCTGCTGCCGCGGCCGCAGTCACCCTGACCCCGGCGCCGCAGGCCAACGCCTGGGGGGTCCCCCCCcccggcggcggctccgcgcTCCGGGCTCCCGGGGGACGCGGCGGCCCCGGCTCAGTCCGAGCGGCCGACTGCGGCTCCTCGGACCTTCCTGAGGAGGTGATCTGTcgtggccccacaggagagcaccgagcacgggGTGAGTAGTGTAAATACACCGGGTGAAGCTGCGGGTGGcggcaggggagaggagagcgagtctgCCGGGTGGAGGGACACTGACACTACTGTAAATAACACTGCggtggtggaggggaaaaaagataaaaaacaagaaaagaaagtgggtgagggaggggaggagaagcaaggtgaggtggagggacaggtggagcggGATCAGGGggagacagtggtggaggagcagttggaggagggacaggtggtggaggaggaacagggGGAGAAAGTAGTGgaggaacaggtggaggaggagcaggtggaaagGGAGAAGGGAGGAGAAGCAGGCAGGAGCGCCTCCtgggctgaacaggtggaggaggcagagatggaggaggacagagtggaCAGGGTGAAACCacggaaaagaaagaaaaaaggcaacaatgcagacgcaaagaaaagctgtgtggagGGGCGAGTGTCAGACAGtggcagtgagtgtgtgtcagacagcagcgatatttcttttagcagctcacagagaaacaggtcaCCATACTgcgcagacaaaataaaaatgttcttacaccagaccaaaaaccagcaccgggtgaaggtgggggatcATTTCCCTGATttgaatggttttattttatcgGCCAGGCTCCATATGAGCAACAGACAGGAGTCTGGCCTCACTGAGCAAGAGTGTTATCGTTTAAAAAAACTGGTAccaaaagccaaaaaacaattaaatgatgaaggtggcagccaagtgttttttaattaatttatttgttcttatcctggttttagacatctcatttaccatggatgtttttaagctgggtgttttaaacataaatggagccAGAGATCTGAGAAAGAGACAGTCAGTTTATGAGACAGCCACACTTAAGAAGACCgacgtcctgttccttcaggaaactCATAGTGATTTTAGCATCGAagctgaatggaggagggaatgggTGGGGGAGGCCATCTTAAGCCACCttactcctctcagtggaggagtgggcctcctcttctccagggcttttaaccccgactcactggaggtccagcattgtgtacaggggaggctgcttttagtcaaagctcagttccaccattttaaacttgtatttattaacatttatgctccaacagccggtgcagagaggaagcagtttttcctcaaactgactgaggtggtaagtgggtgtgggtcggaggactatttgtttgtgCGTGGGGATTTTAACTGCACGGAAGACGCGACTTTGGATCGCAaccatgcagagcctcatccagcctctcagcacgtctTAAAGCAGCTGGTCCACTCTCAGGGCGTTGTGGGCGACTGGAGAAGGATGCATCCTGACTGTCGGCAGTACACctggtccactgtagagagagcagggtctcctcagccaggctggatcgtattgattgttttaagcatcattttaatgtttttaggaggtgtgatattttaccggttggttttactgatcattgtctacttttaagcagtatttttatcaGGGAGGTGAGACCAAGGAGCGcttactggcattttaactctgttttaacctttgatagaagttttagggaggctttaatgtttttttggcaggtttttagacagaggaagggagattttagcagtcttaggcagtggtgggaccacggtaagacgcagatcaaactcctgtgtcagcagcacaccctcaatgtcacaagtgatatcaccagatctatgaaggatctagagaccgagatagtggaactggagcatttaagtgagtccacaggaaatcgaggtgattttgaaaacctcaaaaggaaaaaaaatggctttagccgacctgctgaacgttaaagtgcagggtgcactggttcggtcccggtaccagaccatcacagggatggatgctccctctggcttcttctttagcctggagaaaaaggccggacaggggagagtgatccacgcactgctctcagacacgggggaggagatcaccgaaccatgccagatacggaggacggcggtgggctTCTACTCCTCCCTGTACGGGAGTGAGttcacggaggagcaggagctcctggaggggttcctgaggggactgctTCGTGTCTCCGAGGAGACCAACACAGAACTGGAGGCTtgcctggacatgcaggagctgcgggcagcgctgcaggcgatGCCAACGGGCAGGTCTCCTGGGATCGATGGGCTCACCACCAAGTTCTACAAGGcgttctgggacatcctgggtagggatgtcctggacgtccacaacgagtgtctggcctctggttccttgCCAGTGTCCTTCAGGAGAGCAGTTCTCACTCTGCTCCCCAagaaggggaacctgcaggacatcaaggACTGGCGCCCCATGTccttgctctgtgtggattacaaactcctgtccaaggtcttggcctccaggctggggagggcTATGGAGCAGGTCATCCACCGGGATCAGACCTCCTGTGTCCCCGGCAGGTCCATGGAGGACAACGTCCACCAAATTCAAGTCAttttggaagtctctagttctttggacatcgatgctggtctgatttcagtagaccaggaaaaggcttttgaccaAGTTAaacacagcttcctttggagggtcatggaaagttttgggttcagcgctggtttcatagctaagatccaggtgctgtacagggacattgagagtgtgctgaagatcaacggcagtctgtgtgctccttttagggtgtgtagaggtgtcaggcagggctgtgctctgtctgggatgctctatgcgctctccctggagcccctcctctctaagctacgttccagtctgcagggtctgcttttaccgggttttagtgaaagcatgattttatcggcctatgcagacgatcttattgtttttataaggAATCAGGGGGACGTAGATATTTTAGTTAAtatattattaaagattttaatgcagcatctgcagcaaGGGTCAACTGGGGGAAGAGCGAGGCCCTTGCTGTTGGCAGGTGGCAtgacggtctcccagttcttccccaaaattTAACATGGAGGAGGGAAGGCCTCAAATATCTGGGCATTTATGTTggaaaggaacattttgttcagaagaactgggagaccgtcctggaaaaggtggaggctaagctctccaagtggaggtggctcctcccaAAAATGTCACTTCGGGGCAGAGTCTTGGTTTGAAATAATCTGGTtgcatcccagctgtggcatcgactcaccagtgcagaccctcctccagctctcctggctcaaattcaaaagaaaatgatagatttcttctgggatggtctgcactgggtgccacagggggtgctgtttttagacagagaggagggggaccagggcctggtccacttggccagccggactgccacttttagactccagttcctgcagaggtacctcgcaggaccggcggatctggtgtggagaggcgtggccagctgcatcctgaggcgggccaataagttggggttggataacgttctgtttttgactgatcccaaatttctaaatctcaaggggctgcctcagttttaccagagtttatttaaatgctgggcctTGTTTTCACGCAGAAGGTGCCTGAAAGCCAACTCTTtgcactggctgttgaaagaacccctgatccacggatccagactggacatcagcggagcctcgacccccagcctgaccggaaggctgatccagtctgggaccctcaccgtgggtcagcttgtggatgctgtggggccggacctgagcgacgcccaggctctgggctctctgctggggatgcagtccatccgggtgtcccaggggctcctggagaagtggaggagtgcacTGACGCCCAAagacaggagcctgctgaggaggtacagctaaggagaactctccccggatgctgacgaccccttccccgaggtgctgctgagcctggagctgggggatctgtccggccccctcctgaagaccacacATCCTGAAAGACTATCCTTGCATAAAGCAGACAAAAAGATtttttacaggaactgtgtgaagagcatccacaagggtggactgagcaacaggccccccactgtgtggtcacagagactgggacaggctggacctggacctggcccacagtggaggattttatacaagccccccttgagaaaacggactggagacctccagtggagggttttacacggtgccatcgcctccaatgcttttatctctgtcctcaaccctgctgttttaaacacatgccccttctgccatcagagagagactgtctaCCACGTTTTTACCGAGTGTAAGAGGCTCacaggcttcttcactcttttaacggcggtttttagtctttttagtgttgctttttctgagagaacttttatcatgggagctggctacagacaaaaagaaaaaaacaagtgccagctcctcaattttatctcaggagaagccaagatggcgatttatgtcagcaggaggaacaaggttgagggcagagaaggacaggatgtctgagaagtgtggcaggtcaatgtcaaatccagactctggctaTATACCGGTTTTTTAAGCATAACAATGATTTAAACgcttttaaag of the Salarias fasciatus chromosome 18, fSalaFa1.1, whole genome shotgun sequence genome contains:
- the LOC115405362 gene encoding 5-beta-cholestane-3-alpha,7-alpha-diol 12-alpha-hydroxylase-like, which encodes MDLLLLILLSFAAALLGGLYLLGAFRQRRPGEPPLDKGPIPWLGHVLEFRRDTNKFLERMRKKHGDVFTIQLAGFYFTFLQDPLSFGAFTQESREKLDFVIFARRLVRQVFGFIGNDQDGLKTLHVASNKHLKGEGLKVLTEAMMSNLQNVMLHKLGSDSDRMSWNEDSLFMYSYNVVFRAGYLALFGNEPPSEGGEEEAKEKDRVESQDLFSEFRKYDQLFPDLAYGVLLPRERWEAERLKSHFWKALSVQKMKTKENISRWVWDLKQTKEERGLEESMIDRYMFVLLWASQGNTGPSSFWVLLFLMKHPDAMAAAKEEVDDLLRQSGQSVQPGGPLVDLTSEMLLKTPILDSIVEETLRLTAAPLLTRGVKVDMTIKMADGRQYAIRKGDRMGMFPYRVLHLDPEIHPDPQSFKYDRFLNPDGTRKTDFYKGGTKLKFATMPWGGGVSMCPGRFFAVNELKQFVFLMLVYFEFELKNPDEEIPQIDHKRWGFGSMQPTRDVPFRYRFRY